One window of Nocardia nova SH22a genomic DNA carries:
- the serC gene encoding phosphoserine transaminase: MTAAFPSIPDDLKPADGRFGCGPSKVRPEQLRSLVEVGASVMGTSHRQKPVKDVVARVRAGLRDLFSLPDGYEVVLGNGGTTAFWDAAAFGLIRERSLHLTYGEFSSKFATVAKKNPFIGDPIVVSTDPGTAPEPVSDPAADVIAWAHNETSTGVAVPVRRPAGSDNALIAIDATSGAGGLPVNIADTDVYYFAPQKCFAADGGLWIALMSPKALERVAEIKESGRFTPEFLSLPIAVDNSTKDQTYNTPALATLLLFADQIEWMNNNGGLDWTVKRTLDSSSRLYSWAESSEFATPFVADPAHRSQVVGTVDFDESVDAAQVAKILRANGIVDTEPYRKLGRNQLRVGMFPAIDPEDVSQLTRSIDWVVQQLG; encoded by the coding sequence ATGACCGCTGCCTTTCCGAGCATTCCCGACGATCTGAAGCCCGCCGACGGCCGGTTCGGCTGCGGCCCCTCCAAGGTCCGCCCCGAACAGCTCCGATCCCTCGTGGAGGTCGGCGCCTCGGTGATGGGCACCAGCCATCGCCAGAAGCCGGTCAAGGACGTGGTGGCCCGGGTGCGCGCGGGCCTGCGCGACCTGTTCTCGCTGCCCGACGGCTACGAGGTCGTCCTGGGCAACGGCGGCACCACCGCGTTCTGGGATGCCGCGGCCTTCGGCCTGATCCGCGAGCGTTCGCTGCACCTCACCTACGGCGAGTTCAGCTCGAAGTTCGCCACCGTGGCCAAGAAGAATCCGTTCATCGGAGACCCGATCGTGGTGTCCACCGATCCCGGCACCGCCCCCGAGCCCGTCTCGGATCCGGCCGCCGACGTGATCGCCTGGGCGCACAACGAGACCTCCACGGGTGTGGCGGTTCCGGTGCGGCGGCCCGCTGGCTCCGACAACGCCCTGATCGCCATCGACGCCACCTCCGGCGCGGGCGGTCTGCCGGTGAACATCGCCGACACCGATGTGTACTACTTCGCACCGCAGAAGTGCTTCGCCGCCGACGGCGGTCTGTGGATCGCGCTGATGAGCCCCAAGGCGCTCGAGCGGGTCGCCGAGATCAAGGAGTCGGGCCGCTTCACCCCCGAATTCCTGTCGCTGCCGATCGCGGTCGACAACAGCACCAAGGACCAGACCTACAACACCCCGGCCCTGGCCACCCTGCTGCTGTTCGCCGATCAGATCGAGTGGATGAACAACAACGGCGGCCTGGACTGGACCGTCAAGCGCACCCTCGACTCCTCGTCGCGGCTGTACTCGTGGGCCGAGTCCAGTGAATTCGCCACCCCGTTCGTCGCCGATCCGGCGCACCGCTCGCAGGTGGTCGGCACCGTCGACTTCGACGAGTCGGTGGATGCCGCGCAGGTCGCGAAGATCTTGCGCGCCAACGGCATCGTCGACACCGAGCCCTACCGCAAGCTGGGCCGCAACCAGCTGCGTGTCGGCATGTTCCCGGCCATCGATCCGGAAGATGTCTCGCAGCTCACCCGCAGCATCGACTGGGTGGTTCAGCAGCTCGGCTGA
- a CDS encoding GNAT family N-acetyltransferase yields the protein MALAPGTTLRPATDDDLPAIGLLLSNAFGAPPVEDPAVAEQRMRLFPIDRALVALDGDRVVGHTRDTIMTLTVPGGRTVEVSGVAAVAVAPTHRRRGILRAMYTELHRRTEAEGLPLTIFTASRAGIYGRFGYGPAVVEQHVTIDRRFAEFLPTAPDPGGVELTSVDAAITRIATVYDRWRRVVPGAQARPDAAWLIQLLSSGGKSALYAFLHPDGYALYRYHEPEPRDLTAEVVELRAVTPEAHAALWRALLGLDLTRTVTATVSGDDPLPHLLTDSRLVRTTGRYDGLWVRPMDVPAALTARGYESDLDIVLTVEDPFRDAGGTFALRVRDGHAECEPTTRTPDVELGIDVLGSLYLGAHSARIFAAANRLHARDSRVLAAMDHAFRAEREPVLGWFF from the coding sequence ATGGCGCTCGCACCCGGGACAACGCTCAGGCCCGCGACCGACGACGATCTTCCCGCCATCGGCCTCCTGCTGTCGAATGCGTTCGGCGCGCCGCCCGTGGAGGATCCGGCCGTCGCCGAACAGCGAATGCGACTGTTCCCCATCGATCGCGCTCTCGTGGCGCTCGACGGTGACCGCGTGGTCGGCCACACCAGGGACACGATCATGACGCTGACGGTGCCCGGCGGGCGCACCGTGGAGGTCAGCGGGGTCGCGGCCGTCGCGGTCGCGCCCACCCATCGCCGCCGCGGCATTCTGCGCGCGATGTACACAGAACTGCACCGCCGCACCGAGGCCGAGGGGCTGCCGCTGACCATCTTCACCGCCAGCCGGGCCGGTATCTACGGGCGATTCGGTTACGGGCCCGCGGTAGTCGAACAACACGTCACCATCGATCGCCGCTTCGCCGAATTCCTGCCCACCGCACCGGATCCCGGCGGTGTGGAACTGACTTCGGTCGATGCCGCGATCACTCGGATCGCCACCGTCTACGACCGCTGGCGCCGTGTGGTCCCGGGGGCGCAGGCCCGGCCGGACGCGGCGTGGCTGATCCAGTTGCTCAGCTCCGGCGGGAAGTCGGCGCTCTACGCGTTCCTCCACCCCGACGGATATGCCCTCTACCGCTATCACGAGCCCGAGCCGCGCGACCTCACGGCCGAGGTCGTCGAATTGCGGGCGGTCACCCCCGAGGCGCACGCCGCCCTCTGGCGGGCGCTGCTCGGACTGGATCTGACCCGCACCGTCACGGCCACGGTCAGCGGCGACGATCCACTGCCCCATCTGCTCACCGACTCGCGCCTGGTCCGCACGACCGGTCGCTACGACGGGCTGTGGGTCCGGCCCATGGATGTCCCCGCGGCCCTGACCGCCCGTGGCTACGAGTCCGATCTGGATATCGTCCTCACCGTCGAGGACCCGTTCCGCGACGCCGGCGGCACCTTCGCGCTGCGGGTTCGCGACGGCCACGCCGAATGCGAGCCCACCACCCGGACTCCCGATGTCGAACTCGGCATCGACGTCCTCGGCAGCCTCTATCTGGGAGCCCACTCGGCGCGTATCTTCGCCGCCGCGAACCGGCTGCACGCCAGGGACTCCCGCGTCCTGGCCGCGATGGACCACGCCTTCCGAGCCGAGCGCGAACCGGTACTGGGCTGGTTCTTCTGA
- a CDS encoding ATP-binding protein produces MKADVIERSRFGRNGSARYEFASRLAALHRAAGAPSLRNIAMQVQRQVREAGGESRSALASAQRISDWLSGRNVPARFESLLPVLQVLNARARRRTGAAAEAINMRAWRALWKAARSAPADGVGATARQPYPDGDYTEEHEAIFFGRQRALTSLLTMIRMSATPQRRADVIVLTGASGVGKTSLLRAGLVPALRSEGGRWAVAMTTPGRDPLHSTIRTSGGTTDFTIGTADLEAVRQWAGDARPLLIVDDFERLHSPEIDPTERAAYLIRLERLSTIATVLLSVRSDDLPTCRQYPWLADAVQRNTFTLGPMLRQELLSVIAGPARTCGVGVDPGVVELLFTVLESDRQSFDRPGGGPGDLAVLSATMRAMWAAHTGDRLDVATYRKIGGPAGELVRTAERVWSELTPDEQIDARQVLLALVTVHRDDSVSPRPNPVAELRRIAERTGSGAGLVERLIRARLIVVEDQHAALVHNLLLRWDRLRGWIIDNRTALFWRHRIEDDATEWCSADRDPGLLYRGSRLETAIQHADPTGSTWATEFLRASARAELGSPPVPIEYKAVVGH; encoded by the coding sequence ATGAAAGCGGACGTCATCGAGCGGTCCCGCTTCGGGCGCAACGGGTCGGCGCGGTACGAATTCGCCAGCCGGCTCGCCGCACTGCATCGCGCCGCGGGGGCGCCGTCGCTGCGCAATATCGCGATGCAGGTACAGCGGCAGGTGCGCGAGGCGGGCGGGGAATCCCGCTCGGCGCTGGCCTCGGCACAGCGCATCAGCGATTGGCTCAGCGGGCGCAACGTTCCCGCCCGGTTCGAGTCGCTGCTTCCGGTCCTGCAGGTGCTCAACGCCAGGGCCCGGCGGCGGACCGGCGCCGCGGCCGAGGCGATCAACATGCGGGCCTGGCGGGCGCTGTGGAAGGCGGCGCGGTCGGCCCCGGCCGACGGCGTGGGCGCCACGGCGCGACAACCCTATCCGGACGGTGATTACACCGAGGAGCACGAGGCGATCTTCTTCGGGCGCCAGCGCGCGCTGACCTCGCTGCTGACCATGATCCGGATGTCGGCGACTCCGCAGCGTCGTGCCGACGTGATTGTGCTGACCGGGGCGTCCGGGGTCGGCAAGACATCGCTGCTGCGCGCCGGGCTCGTTCCGGCGCTGCGCTCCGAGGGCGGCCGGTGGGCGGTCGCCATGACGACGCCCGGGCGTGACCCGCTCCATTCGACCATCCGAACATCAGGTGGCACAACGGATTTCACCATCGGCACGGCCGACCTCGAGGCCGTCCGGCAGTGGGCCGGGGACGCGCGCCCGCTGCTCATCGTGGACGATTTCGAACGATTGCACAGTCCCGAGATCGATCCGACCGAGCGTGCGGCCTACCTGATCCGGCTGGAGCGATTGTCCACGATCGCGACGGTGCTGCTCTCGGTGCGTTCGGACGATCTGCCCACCTGCCGCCAGTATCCGTGGCTGGCGGATGCGGTGCAGCGCAACACGTTCACGCTCGGCCCGATGCTCCGGCAGGAACTGCTGTCGGTCATCGCCGGTCCGGCGCGAACCTGTGGCGTGGGAGTCGATCCCGGTGTCGTCGAACTGCTGTTCACCGTGCTTGAATCGGATCGGCAGAGTTTCGACCGACCGGGCGGTGGCCCCGGTGATCTCGCTGTCCTGTCGGCCACCATGCGGGCGATGTGGGCGGCGCATACGGGCGATCGGCTCGATGTCGCCACCTATCGCAAGATCGGCGGACCGGCCGGGGAACTCGTCCGCACGGCCGAACGGGTCTGGAGCGAGTTGACACCGGACGAGCAGATCGATGCCCGTCAGGTGTTGCTGGCCCTGGTCACCGTGCACCGCGACGACAGCGTCTCGCCGCGGCCGAACCCGGTCGCCGAGTTGCGCCGGATCGCCGAGCGGACGGGATCGGGCGCCGGACTGGTCGAACGCCTGATCCGGGCGCGGCTGATCGTCGTGGAGGATCAGCACGCGGCTCTCGTCCACAACCTGCTGCTGCGCTGGGATCGGTTGCGCGGCTGGATCATCGACAACCGGACGGCACTGTTCTGGCGGCATCGGATCGAGGACGACGCCACCGAATGGTGTTCCGCCGACCGCGATCCCGGCCTGCTCTACCGCGGCAGCCGCCTGGAGACCGCGATCCAGCACGCCGACCCCACCGGTAGCACCTGGGCGACCGAATTCCTCCGCGCCTCGGCGCGGGCCGAATTGGGCAGCCCGCCCGTCCCCATCGAATACAAGGCGGTCGTCGGGCACTGA
- the sepH gene encoding septation protein SepH, which yields MRELRVIGLTPDSAHIVCVDAETGTKYRLAADEKLRAAARGDLARFGQIEIETEATMRPRDIQARIRAGASVEQVTEESGMPASRVERFAYPVLLERARAAELAQKAHPVRKDGPAVETLIEVVSAAFAERGHNIDIAEWDAWKDEKNYWVAQLQWQAGRSVIAAHWRYQPDAHGGSVSPLDDPASDLIDPDFGRALRGLATILPESAPEPVVEPVPSTPVQAPAASGQSGLDEYYEQRAAVGGTPVPVAAKTAPSATAGGAAPNTTGAAASGGAAAVTAGGGAPVTSGGATPNKPAAPAVPATPAEPVAEEPAAEPEAAAPAPASTAKPPAAKSEPKPAAQKSARAKRGKAPMPSWEDVLLGVRSSGN from the coding sequence GTGCGTGAACTTCGAGTGATCGGATTGACGCCCGATTCCGCGCACATCGTGTGCGTCGATGCCGAGACCGGCACGAAATACCGGCTCGCCGCCGACGAGAAACTGCGTGCCGCCGCGCGTGGAGACCTTGCCCGATTCGGCCAGATCGAGATCGAAACGGAGGCGACCATGCGACCTCGCGATATCCAGGCCCGTATTCGTGCCGGTGCGTCCGTGGAACAGGTCACCGAAGAATCCGGTATGCCGGCCAGCCGGGTGGAGCGCTTCGCCTACCCGGTGCTGCTCGAGCGCGCCCGCGCCGCCGAACTGGCGCAGAAGGCGCATCCGGTCCGCAAGGACGGTCCCGCGGTGGAGACGCTGATCGAGGTCGTCTCGGCCGCCTTCGCCGAGCGCGGGCACAATATCGACATTGCCGAATGGGATGCCTGGAAGGACGAGAAGAACTACTGGGTGGCCCAATTGCAGTGGCAGGCGGGCCGTTCCGTGATCGCCGCGCACTGGCGCTATCAGCCGGACGCGCACGGTGGTTCGGTGTCGCCGCTCGATGATCCGGCCTCGGATCTGATCGATCCCGATTTCGGCCGGGCGCTGCGCGGGCTGGCGACCATCCTTCCCGAGTCCGCACCCGAACCCGTGGTCGAACCGGTTCCGTCCACTCCGGTGCAGGCCCCGGCGGCGTCTGGACAGTCCGGTCTCGACGAGTACTACGAGCAGCGGGCCGCCGTCGGCGGTACCCCGGTTCCGGTCGCGGCCAAGACGGCGCCGAGCGCCACCGCCGGTGGCGCCGCGCCGAATACGACCGGCGCCGCGGCATCGGGTGGTGCGGCCGCCGTCACGGCGGGCGGCGGAGCCCCGGTGACCAGCGGTGGCGCGACGCCGAACAAACCTGCGGCGCCCGCGGTTCCGGCCACCCCGGCCGAGCCCGTCGCCGAGGAGCCCGCCGCGGAACCCGAAGCCGCCGCGCCCGCGCCCGCCTCGACTGCCAAGCCACCGGCCGCGAAGTCCGAGCCCAAGCCCGCCGCGCAGAAGTCGGCCCGGGCCAAGCGCGGTAAGGCGCCCATGCCGTCCTGGGAGGACGTGCTGCTCGGCGTGCGTAGTTCGGGGAACTGA
- a CDS encoding polysaccharide deacetylase family protein, with protein MGGAGLSRRRILIAGVAAAAGLVSAGCAVAEGETSPVTITAAARISGTAPPKPAPAHPVATVQPSRTDPAAVAARYSGRKPTGWGTDLPGIITTVPAEGNRMALTFDACGGPDNNEINTDLMNYLTTHGISATLFLNKRWIDADPARAERLAANPLFELANHGTRHCPLSVDGRAVYGISGTRSPQEAVDEVWGNHERLTQLLGRPPRFFRAGTAHYDDLAVAIVRDLGERPVGFGINGDGGATYSAAQVRTAMAKAQPGSISIAHMHRPKSGTAEGMSVVLPVLRSRGYEFVKLP; from the coding sequence GTGGGTGGTGCAGGACTGTCGCGGCGTCGCATTCTGATCGCCGGTGTGGCGGCGGCCGCCGGATTGGTTTCCGCCGGATGCGCTGTGGCAGAAGGGGAGACGTCGCCCGTGACGATCACCGCGGCGGCCCGGATCTCCGGCACGGCCCCGCCGAAGCCGGCCCCGGCCCATCCGGTCGCCACCGTACAACCGTCACGAACCGATCCCGCCGCGGTGGCCGCGCGCTATTCCGGGCGCAAGCCCACCGGATGGGGTACGGACCTGCCCGGCATCATCACCACGGTGCCCGCGGAGGGCAATCGGATGGCACTGACCTTCGATGCCTGCGGTGGTCCGGACAACAACGAGATCAACACCGATCTGATGAATTATCTGACAACTCACGGTATTTCGGCGACCTTGTTCCTGAACAAGCGCTGGATCGACGCGGATCCGGCCCGCGCCGAGCGCCTGGCCGCCAATCCGCTGTTCGAACTCGCCAATCACGGCACCCGGCACTGTCCGCTGTCGGTCGACGGCCGGGCGGTCTACGGGATCAGCGGCACGCGTTCCCCGCAGGAAGCCGTCGACGAGGTGTGGGGCAATCACGAACGGTTGACCCAGCTGCTCGGCCGCCCGCCGCGGTTCTTCCGCGCCGGTACCGCACATTACGACGATCTCGCGGTGGCCATCGTGCGTGATCTCGGGGAGCGGCCGGTGGGATTCGGTATCAACGGTGACGGCGGGGCGACCTATTCGGCCGCGCAGGTCCGCACCGCGATGGCGAAGGCGCAGCCCGGATCGATCTCGATCGCCCACATGCACCGCCCGAAATCCGGTACCGCCGAGGGGATGTCGGTGGTGCTTCCGGTATTGCGTTCGCGCGGTTACGAATTCGTCAAACTGCCGTAG
- a CDS encoding citrate synthase 2: MTTSAAAPTGPAVPPDFVSGLEGVVAFTTDIAEPDKDGGALRYRGVDIEDLVGNNVTFGDVWALLVDGRFGQGLPPAEPFPLPVHTGDVRVDVQAGLAMLAPIWGYEPLLDIDDATARENLARASVMALSYVAQSARGIYQPAVPQKEIDESVTITERFMRRWKGDPDPRHTEAIDAYWVSAAEHGMNASTFTARVIASTGADVAASLSGAIGAMSGPLHGGAPARVLPMIEEVEKTGDARALVKGILDRKEKLMGFGHRVYRAEDPRARVLRATAKRLAAPRYEVAAALEQAALAELRERRPDRAIETNVEFWAAVILDFAEVPAHMMPAMFTCGRTAGWCAHILEQKQLGKLVRPAAIYTGPAPRKPESVPGWETIVR, translated from the coding sequence ATGACTACCAGCGCTGCGGCTCCGACCGGTCCGGCGGTACCCCCCGATTTCGTGAGCGGCCTGGAAGGTGTGGTGGCGTTCACCACCGATATCGCCGAGCCCGACAAGGACGGTGGCGCACTGCGCTACCGGGGTGTGGACATCGAGGATCTGGTCGGTAACAACGTCACCTTCGGTGATGTGTGGGCGCTGCTGGTCGACGGTCGCTTCGGACAGGGGTTACCGCCGGCCGAGCCCTTCCCGCTGCCGGTGCACACCGGTGACGTCCGCGTCGATGTGCAGGCCGGGCTGGCGATGCTCGCGCCGATCTGGGGATACGAGCCGCTGCTCGACATCGACGATGCCACCGCCCGGGAGAATCTCGCCCGCGCCTCGGTGATGGCGCTGTCCTATGTCGCGCAGTCCGCGCGCGGGATCTATCAGCCTGCCGTGCCGCAGAAGGAGATCGACGAATCGGTCACCATCACCGAGCGCTTCATGCGGCGGTGGAAGGGTGATCCGGATCCCCGGCACACCGAGGCCATCGATGCCTACTGGGTCTCCGCGGCCGAGCACGGCATGAACGCCTCCACTTTCACCGCCCGCGTCATCGCCTCCACCGGGGCCGACGTGGCCGCGAGTCTGTCCGGTGCGATCGGCGCCATGTCCGGCCCGCTGCACGGTGGAGCTCCGGCGCGCGTGCTGCCGATGATCGAAGAGGTCGAGAAGACCGGGGACGCACGGGCTCTGGTGAAGGGCATCCTGGACCGCAAGGAAAAGCTGATGGGCTTCGGCCACCGGGTCTACCGGGCCGAGGATCCGCGTGCCCGGGTGCTGCGCGCCACCGCGAAGCGCCTGGCCGCGCCGCGCTACGAGGTGGCCGCCGCCCTCGAACAGGCCGCCCTGGCCGAACTGCGCGAGCGTCGCCCGGACCGCGCCATCGAGACCAATGTCGAGTTCTGGGCCGCGGTGATCCTGGACTTCGCCGAGGTCCCGGCGCACATGATGCCCGCGATGTTCACCTGTGGCCGGACCGCCGGCTGGTGTGCCCACATCCTGGAGCAGAAGCAGTTGGGCAAGCTGGTCCGCCCGGCGGCGATCTACACCGGACCGGCCCCGCGCAAGCCGGAGAGCGTCCCCGGTTGGGAGACCATCGTCCGGTAG
- a CDS encoding citrate synthase, whose translation MPAENINANGDAKPVLSYPGGEYAMTVAQAVEGNDGIDLGKLLASTGYVTYDPGFTNTAPTKSSITYIDGEAGILRYRGYPIEQLAGKSNFIEVSYLLIYGELPTQAQLEDFTDRIRRHTLLHEDLKRFFDGFPRNAHPMPVLSSAVNALSAYYQDSLDPRDPEQVELSTIRLLAKLPTIAAYSYKKSVGQPFLYPDNSLSLVENFLRMTFGFPAEPYEVDPEVAAALDMLLILHADHEQNCSTSTVRLVGSSDANLFTSVSGGINALWGPLHGGANQAVLEMLDGIKANINGGTVDQAVKEFIRKVKNKEDGVKLMGFGHRVYRNYDPRATIVKQTADQILGKLGVQDPLLDIAKALEEAALTDSYFVDRRLYPNVDFYTGVIYRAMGFPTRMFTVLFAMGRLPGWIAHWREMHSEPLKIGRPRQIYTGYGARDYGDIGGR comes from the coding sequence GTGCCCGCTGAGAACATCAACGCCAATGGCGACGCCAAGCCGGTACTTTCCTACCCTGGGGGCGAATATGCCATGACAGTCGCCCAGGCCGTCGAGGGTAACGACGGAATCGATCTGGGCAAGCTGCTGGCCAGCACCGGCTACGTGACCTACGACCCGGGCTTCACCAACACCGCGCCCACCAAATCCTCGATCACTTACATCGACGGTGAGGCGGGCATCCTGCGCTACCGCGGCTACCCGATCGAGCAGCTGGCGGGGAAATCGAACTTCATCGAGGTCAGCTACCTGCTGATCTACGGTGAGCTGCCGACCCAGGCCCAGCTCGAGGACTTCACCGACCGGATCCGCCGGCACACCCTGCTGCACGAGGATCTGAAGCGGTTCTTCGACGGCTTCCCGCGCAACGCGCACCCGATGCCGGTGCTGTCGTCGGCGGTCAACGCACTGTCGGCCTACTACCAGGACTCGCTGGACCCGCGCGATCCCGAACAGGTCGAGCTGTCCACCATCCGCCTGCTGGCCAAGCTGCCCACCATCGCGGCCTACTCCTACAAGAAGTCGGTCGGCCAGCCGTTCCTCTACCCGGACAACTCGCTGAGCCTGGTGGAGAACTTCCTGCGGATGACCTTCGGCTTCCCGGCCGAGCCCTACGAGGTCGACCCCGAGGTCGCCGCCGCGCTGGACATGCTGCTGATCCTGCACGCCGACCACGAGCAGAACTGCTCGACCTCCACCGTGCGCCTGGTCGGCTCCTCGGACGCCAACCTGTTCACCTCGGTGTCCGGCGGTATCAACGCGCTGTGGGGTCCGCTGCACGGCGGCGCCAACCAGGCCGTGCTGGAGATGCTGGACGGCATCAAGGCGAATATCAACGGCGGCACCGTCGATCAGGCGGTCAAGGAGTTCATCCGCAAGGTCAAGAACAAGGAAGACGGCGTGAAGCTCATGGGCTTCGGGCACCGCGTCTACCGCAACTACGACCCGCGCGCCACCATCGTCAAGCAGACCGCCGACCAGATCCTCGGCAAGCTGGGTGTGCAGGACCCGCTGCTCGACATCGCCAAGGCCCTGGAGGAGGCGGCGCTGACCGACTCCTACTTCGTCGATCGTCGCCTGTACCCGAACGTCGACTTCTACACCGGCGTGATCTACCGGGCCATGGGCTTCCCGACCCGCATGTTCACCGTGCTGTTCGCGATGGGCCGGCTGCCCGGCTGGATCGCGCACTGGCGCGAGATGCACAGCGAGCCGCTGAAGATCGGCCGTCCGCGCCAGATCTACACCGGCTACGGTGCTCGCGACTACGGCGATATCGGCGGTCGCTGA
- the pdxH gene encoding pyridoxamine 5'-phosphate oxidase: MRAEYGGDADLAESWLDDGWESLLRNWIEFATVAGITEPNAMVLATVEMTGDGPRPASRTVLCKGLSAEGVTFYTNYDSDKGEQLHAVPYASSTFSWPKLGRQVTLRGRVDQVPSEVTTVYWRSRPRNSQLGAWASHQSRTVASRTELDRALTDVIARFEGVEQIPVPANWGGYILRPETVEFWQGRRSRLHNRIRVTLPGGSAAIDAARVERLQP, translated from the coding sequence ATGCGCGCCGAATACGGCGGTGACGCCGACCTGGCCGAGAGCTGGCTCGACGACGGCTGGGAATCGCTGCTGCGCAACTGGATCGAGTTCGCCACCGTGGCCGGGATCACCGAACCCAACGCCATGGTGCTGGCCACCGTCGAGATGACCGGCGACGGCCCGCGTCCGGCCTCGCGCACGGTCCTGTGCAAGGGACTGTCGGCCGAGGGTGTGACTTTCTACACGAATTACGATTCCGACAAAGGTGAGCAACTGCACGCCGTGCCCTATGCGTCGAGCACCTTCTCCTGGCCGAAACTCGGCCGCCAGGTGACGCTGCGCGGCCGGGTGGATCAGGTCCCCTCGGAGGTGACGACGGTGTACTGGCGCTCGCGGCCACGTAATTCACAACTGGGCGCCTGGGCCTCGCACCAGTCCCGCACGGTGGCCTCCCGCACCGAACTGGATCGCGCGTTGACCGACGTCATCGCCCGTTTCGAAGGTGTGGAACAGATTCCGGTCCCGGCGAATTGGGGCGGGTACATCCTGCGCCCCGAGACGGTCGAATTCTGGCAGGGGCGGCGCAGCCGTTTGCACAACCGCATCCGGGTGACACTGCCCGGCGGCAGCGCCGCGATCGATGCCGCACGGGTCGAGCGCCTGCAACCCTGA
- a CDS encoding MFS transporter: MKVLADVAPLRNLDYRRLWVTNIVTVIGAQLSVVAVPQQIFQITGSSGYVGLAGVFGLVPLIVFGLWGGAVADVMDRRTLLLITSVGTGLTSVAFWLQAAAGVDNVWLVLGLFSVQQAFFAMNQPTRAAIIPRLLPGELLPAANSLNMTVMQFGAIAGPVMAGALIPVTGLSTLYLIDSIALLATLWAVWRLPAVPPTGSARRAGLGTVIEGFGYLATQPILLASFAVDIIAMVFGMPRALFPQMAHDTFGDPVTGGVALGLLFAAMSAGAVAGGVFSGWLSHVRRQGLAVVVCIALWGVSMVGFGLAVGATGHRLSVGVGLWIALACLAFGGAVDMFSAALRTSMLQQVATDEMRGRLQGVFTVVVAGGPRIGDVAHGFTAAAMGTAVAAAGGGLLVVIGVILAAAVFPAFVRYRVPRAHAEIPAGAAQ, from the coding sequence GTGAAGGTTCTCGCCGACGTCGCACCCCTGCGCAATCTCGATTACCGGCGGCTGTGGGTCACCAATATCGTCACCGTCATCGGCGCCCAGCTCTCGGTGGTCGCCGTACCGCAGCAGATCTTCCAGATCACCGGCAGCTCGGGCTATGTCGGGCTCGCGGGCGTCTTCGGACTGGTACCGCTGATCGTCTTCGGCCTGTGGGGCGGCGCGGTCGCCGATGTGATGGACCGCCGCACCCTGCTGCTGATCACCAGTGTCGGCACCGGCCTCACCTCGGTGGCGTTCTGGCTGCAGGCCGCCGCGGGAGTGGACAACGTGTGGCTGGTCCTCGGGTTGTTCTCGGTACAGCAGGCGTTCTTCGCCATGAATCAGCCCACCCGCGCGGCGATCATCCCGCGCCTGCTGCCGGGTGAACTACTGCCCGCCGCCAACTCGCTGAACATGACCGTCATGCAGTTCGGCGCCATCGCCGGTCCGGTGATGGCGGGCGCGCTGATCCCGGTGACCGGGCTGTCGACGCTCTACCTGATCGACTCGATCGCATTGCTCGCCACCCTGTGGGCGGTGTGGCGGCTCCCGGCCGTCCCGCCGACTGGGTCCGCACGCCGGGCCGGATTGGGCACGGTCATCGAGGGATTCGGCTATCTGGCGACGCAGCCGATTCTGCTGGCCTCCTTCGCCGTCGACATCATCGCGATGGTGTTCGGCATGCCGCGCGCGCTGTTCCCCCAGATGGCTCACGACACCTTCGGCGATCCGGTCACCGGCGGGGTGGCGCTGGGACTGCTGTTCGCCGCGATGTCGGCGGGCGCGGTCGCCGGTGGCGTGTTCTCCGGCTGGCTGAGCCATGTGCGCAGGCAGGGCCTGGCCGTGGTGGTGTGCATCGCGCTGTGGGGTGTGTCGATGGTCGGGTTCGGGCTCGCGGTGGGCGCCACCGGACATCGGCTGAGCGTCGGTGTCGGACTCTGGATCGCCTTGGCCTGCTTGGCATTCGGCGGCGCGGTCGACATGTTCTCGGCCGCACTGCGCACGAGCATGCTGCAGCAGGTGGCCACCGACGAGATGCGCGGGCGGTTGCAGGGCGTGTTCACCGTGGTGGTCGCGGGCGGTCCGCGCATCGGTGATGTTGCCCACGGTTTCACCGCGGCGGCCATGGGTACGGCGGTGGCCGCGGCCGGTGGCGGGCTGCTCGTGGTGATCGGCGTGATTCTCGCCGCGGCGGTCTTCCCGGCCTTCGTCCGTTACCGAGTTCCCCGCGCCCACGCCGAGATTCCCGCCGGAGCGGCCCAGTGA